In the Desulfatiglans anilini DSM 4660 genome, one interval contains:
- the aroC gene encoding chorismate synthase, which translates to MPGNTFGQALRITTFGESHGPAVGAVVDGCPPGLALSETDFLEAMARRRPGTRPFDSPRSEKDQVILLSGVFEDRTTGTPITLLIHNQDADSRPYEQLRHIFRPGHADISYHMKYGHRDHRGGGRASARETAARVAAGVIAGKILHPAGVSVQGYTVELAGVQAGKGDIQNAAGNPFRCADPEAAARMAEALEAIRATGDSAGGIIEVLITGCPPGLGEPVFDKLDADLAKAVMSVGAVKGVEIGAGFESARLRGSENNDPIMPEAFASNHAGGILGGVSTGADIVLRAAVKPIPSIGMEQQTIDRNGKPFRLKLSGRHDTTAVSRIVPVLEAMVLLVLADHYLRARAQMTGPFQNNLQRGFFEKG; encoded by the coding sequence ATGCCAGGTAACACCTTCGGACAAGCGCTGAGAATAACCACCTTCGGAGAGTCCCACGGCCCGGCCGTGGGGGCCGTGGTCGACGGCTGCCCTCCGGGTCTCGCGCTTTCGGAAACGGATTTTCTGGAGGCCATGGCGAGGCGGCGCCCGGGAACACGGCCCTTTGACAGCCCCCGCAGCGAAAAAGATCAGGTCATCCTCCTCTCCGGAGTCTTCGAAGATCGAACAACCGGCACACCGATCACGCTCCTGATCCACAACCAGGACGCCGACAGCCGGCCCTACGAGCAGCTCCGTCACATTTTCCGCCCCGGGCACGCCGACATCTCCTATCACATGAAGTACGGCCACAGGGATCACCGGGGCGGCGGCCGGGCATCGGCCCGCGAAACGGCGGCCCGGGTCGCCGCGGGCGTGATCGCCGGAAAAATCCTGCACCCTGCCGGGGTCTCCGTACAGGGCTACACCGTTGAACTTGCCGGGGTCCAAGCGGGGAAAGGCGACATCCAAAACGCCGCCGGGAATCCTTTCCGCTGTGCCGACCCCGAGGCCGCGGCTCGAATGGCCGAGGCCCTCGAGGCCATTCGGGCAACCGGGGATTCAGCGGGGGGCATCATCGAGGTTTTGATCACGGGCTGCCCGCCGGGCCTGGGAGAGCCCGTTTTCGACAAACTGGACGCCGACCTCGCCAAGGCTGTGATGTCCGTCGGCGCGGTCAAGGGGGTGGAGATCGGCGCGGGGTTCGAGTCCGCCCGCTTGAGGGGGTCCGAGAACAACGATCCGATCATGCCGGAAGCCTTCGCCTCGAATCACGCCGGCGGGATCCTCGGCGGGGTGTCGACGGGAGCGGATATCGTCCTTCGGGCGGCCGTCAAACCGATCCCGTCCATCGGGATGGAGCAGCAGACCATCGACCGTAACGGAAAACCCTTCCGCCTGAAGCTGTCGGGGAGGCACGACACCACCGCCGTTTCCCGGATCGTCCCGGTCCTCGAGGCGATGGTCCTGCTCGTCCTGGCCGACCATTACCTGCGGGCGCGGGCACAGATGACGGGTCCTTTTCAGAACAATCTCCAACGCGGTTTCTTCGAGAAAGGCTAG
- a CDS encoding shikimate kinase — MNIVLIGYRCSGKSTIGSLLAERLNRPFFDTDRAIEDRMERSIQDFIAMAGWASFRNAERRTIQGLAGMDDLVIATGGGVVLDPQNISDLRANGWVVWLKADAAAIRRRMQQDPDAAICRPPLAGGDACSEIERVLEARTALYESACDCALDATSRSPQAIADEILALLPWNRQAGETLPGRSDLPEPVEKGSRHAR; from the coding sequence ATGAACATCGTCCTGATCGGCTATCGCTGCAGCGGAAAATCGACCATCGGCTCTCTTCTGGCCGAAAGGCTGAATAGGCCTTTCTTCGATACGGACCGCGCGATCGAAGACCGCATGGAACGATCCATCCAGGATTTCATCGCGATGGCCGGCTGGGCTTCCTTCAGAAACGCTGAAAGACGGACGATCCAGGGCCTGGCCGGGATGGACGATCTGGTGATCGCCACGGGCGGAGGCGTTGTCCTCGACCCCCAAAACATCTCCGATCTGAGGGCGAATGGTTGGGTGGTCTGGCTCAAGGCGGACGCAGCCGCCATCCGCCGCCGGATGCAGCAGGACCCTGATGCAGCCATCTGCCGGCCCCCGCTGGCCGGCGGCGATGCCTGCAGCGAGATCGAGCGGGTCCTGGAGGCGAGGACGGCACTCTATGAAAGCGCCTGCGACTGTGCCCTCGATGCGACCTCCAGGAGCCCGCAGGCCATTGCCGATGAAATCCTTGCCCTCCTGCCCTGGAACCGACAGGCCGGGGAAACTCTTCCGGGGCGGTCGGACCTCCCGGAACCTGTGGAAAAAGGTAGCCGCCATGCCAGGTAA